From a single Micromonospora carbonacea genomic region:
- a CDS encoding ribokinase has product MRQTRVAVVGSANMDLVATAGALPRPGETVLGSDFVMVPGGKGANQAVAATRAGASCAFLGAIGSDAFGVTLRARITAAGVDTGHLRVVYGASGVALVMVSADGENAILVTPGANAAFTGLTEAELSAVRDADVLVAQLEIPVATVTEAALAARAAGTRVILNAAPARHVPAELLDAVDLLVVNETEARMLTGAGRDDPGALLALVPRAVLTLGGAGAWYVARDAAPVHVPAVRVEVVDSTAAGDAFTAALAVAWGEGRDLRAAVHWAAAAGAACVRRLGASVALPSRAEIDQLYAPPA; this is encoded by the coding sequence GTGCGGCAGACCCGCGTCGCCGTCGTGGGCAGCGCCAACATGGACCTGGTGGCCACCGCCGGGGCCCTGCCCCGCCCCGGCGAGACGGTGCTCGGCAGCGACTTCGTCATGGTGCCCGGCGGCAAGGGGGCCAACCAGGCGGTCGCCGCCACGCGGGCCGGGGCGTCCTGCGCCTTCCTCGGCGCGATCGGCTCCGACGCGTTCGGGGTGACCCTGCGGGCGCGGATCACGGCGGCGGGCGTCGACACCGGACATCTCCGGGTGGTCTACGGGGCGTCCGGCGTCGCCCTGGTGATGGTCAGCGCCGACGGCGAGAACGCCATTCTGGTCACCCCCGGCGCGAACGCCGCGTTCACCGGCCTCACCGAGGCCGAGCTTTCCGCCGTACGCGACGCGGACGTCCTGGTCGCCCAGCTGGAGATCCCCGTGGCGACGGTGACCGAGGCGGCGCTGGCCGCCCGGGCCGCCGGCACCCGGGTGATCCTCAACGCCGCGCCCGCCCGGCACGTGCCGGCGGAGCTGCTCGACGCCGTGGACCTGCTGGTGGTCAACGAGACCGAGGCGCGCATGCTCACCGGCGCCGGGCGCGACGACCCGGGCGCGCTGCTCGCGCTGGTGCCCCGCGCGGTGCTGACCCTCGGCGGCGCGGGCGCCTGGTACGTCGCGCGCGACGCCGCGCCGGTGCACGTCCCGGCGGTGCGGGTGGAGGTGGTCGACTCGACCGCCGCCGGGGACGCGTTCACGGCCGCGCTCGCGGTGGCCTGGGGCGAGGGGCGGGACCTGCGGGCGGCGGTGCACTGGGCGGCGGCGGCCGGCGCGGCCTGCGTACGCCGGCTCGGCGCGTCCGTGGCCCTGCCCAGCCGGGCCGAGATCGACCAGCTCTACGCCCCGCCGGCCTGA
- a CDS encoding DUF6232 family protein yields the protein MVTYYDDRSVQVTSTAVRADGRTYPLAEISVVWHLRGSRSWRVLAGRGAIGAALAAPLVAAALGVALALWLHRSLTVTIAIVGASVLVGLAVGPVADFLFERLDRSYARGSRQWELWARWRGQPVRLVQTGDALRFGQIYRAVQRAVEAGQAETGQAERFGRTGGRPPGSAVRP from the coding sequence ATGGTCACGTACTACGACGACAGGTCGGTGCAGGTCACCTCCACGGCGGTGCGGGCGGACGGCCGGACGTACCCGCTGGCCGAGATCAGCGTGGTCTGGCACCTGCGCGGCAGCCGGTCCTGGCGGGTCCTCGCCGGCCGGGGCGCGATCGGCGCGGCGCTCGCCGCCCCGCTGGTCGCCGCCGCGCTGGGGGTGGCGCTCGCCCTGTGGCTGCACCGCTCGTTGACGGTCACGATCGCCATCGTGGGGGCCTCCGTGCTGGTCGGGCTCGCCGTCGGGCCGGTCGCCGACTTCCTCTTCGAGCGCCTGGACCGCTCGTACGCCCGGGGCAGCCGCCAGTGGGAGCTGTGGGCCCGTTGGCGGGGCCAGCCGGTGCGGCTGGTGCAGACGGGCGACGCGCTGCGCTTCGGGCAGATCTACCGGGCGGTGCAGCGGGCGGTGGAGGCGGGGCAGGCGGAGACAGGGCAGGCGGAGCGGTTCGGCCGGACCGGCGGCCGCCCGCCGGGAAGCGCCGTCAGGCCGTAG
- a CDS encoding ABC transporter ATP-binding protein, which produces MSAVIEIEGLRKTFHGPYRSRHVAVDGFDLLVGRGEVHGFLGPNGSGKTTTLRALLGLVRADSGRMRLFGEDVPRAQARVAAKVGAIVETPQFFGNFTGHRTLRLLALAGGVPTRRVDEVLAQVGLLDRGEDDVRGYSLGMRQRLAVASALLKEPELLILDEPANGLDPAGIREMRDLMRSLADAGMTVLLSSHILGEIQLICDHVTIVSAGRRVASGPVAEVLAGHDRHEWLVRVPEPERAAELLRAADLMVDERPDHLVVGGVSDAGEVSRLLGEQGLWVRELVPLRPDLESVFLELTDGGTHDGEAGA; this is translated from the coding sequence ATGAGCGCGGTCATCGAGATCGAGGGGCTGCGCAAGACGTTCCACGGCCCGTACCGGAGCCGGCACGTCGCCGTGGACGGCTTCGACCTGCTGGTGGGGCGGGGCGAGGTGCACGGCTTCCTCGGGCCGAACGGCTCGGGTAAGACCACCACGCTGCGCGCCCTGCTCGGCCTGGTCCGCGCCGACTCCGGCAGGATGCGGCTGTTCGGCGAGGACGTCCCGCGCGCGCAGGCGCGGGTGGCCGCCAAGGTCGGCGCGATCGTGGAGACCCCGCAGTTCTTCGGCAACTTCACCGGGCACCGCACGCTGCGGCTGCTCGCCCTGGCCGGCGGGGTGCCGACCCGGCGGGTCGACGAGGTGCTGGCGCAGGTGGGGCTGCTCGACCGGGGCGAGGACGACGTGCGGGGCTACTCGCTGGGCATGCGGCAGCGGCTCGCGGTGGCCTCGGCGCTGCTCAAGGAGCCGGAGTTGCTGATTCTCGACGAGCCGGCGAACGGGCTGGACCCGGCCGGCATCCGGGAGATGCGGGACCTGATGCGGTCGCTGGCCGACGCGGGGATGACCGTCCTGCTGTCCAGCCACATCCTCGGCGAGATCCAGCTGATCTGCGACCACGTGACGATCGTCTCGGCGGGGCGGCGGGTGGCCTCCGGCCCGGTCGCGGAGGTCCTGGCCGGCCACGACCGACACGAGTGGCTGGTGCGCGTGCCGGAGCCCGAGCGGGCGGCGGAGCTGCTGCGCGCCGCCGACCTGATGGTGGACGAGCGCCCCGACCACCTGGTGGTCGGCGGGGTGTCCGACGCCGGCGAGGTCAGCCGGCTGCTCGGCGAGCAGGGGCTGTGGGTGCGCGAGCTGGTCCCGCTGCGGCCGGACCTGGAGAGCGTCTTCCTGGAGCTGACCGACGGCGGCACGCACGACGGGGAGGCAGGGGCATGA
- a CDS encoding ABC transporter ATP-binding protein, whose amino-acid sequence MTGDLIPGAPAAAPAASPVDADLVVSLDGVAVRRSGAALLHDVHWRVELDERWVVLGPNGAGKTTLLNLAAGRLHPTTGVAHVLGERIGRTDINELRTRIGLSTAALAGQVPAEELVTDAVVTAAWSVVGRWRESYDPADEARARALLGQLGVGHLADRAFGTLSEGERKRVQIARALMTDPELLLLDEPAAGLDLGGREDLVARLAELAADPDAPALVLVTHHVEEIPPGFTHALLLREGVVVAQGLLGDTLTADNLAKTFGLPLTVERHGDRWTARSA is encoded by the coding sequence GTGACTGGTGACCTGATCCCCGGCGCCCCCGCCGCCGCCCCCGCCGCCAGCCCCGTGGACGCGGATCTGGTGGTCAGCCTGGACGGCGTCGCCGTACGCCGGTCCGGCGCCGCGCTGCTGCACGACGTGCACTGGCGGGTCGAGCTGGACGAACGCTGGGTCGTGCTGGGCCCCAACGGGGCCGGCAAGACCACCCTGCTGAACCTGGCCGCCGGCCGGCTGCACCCGACGACCGGCGTCGCCCACGTGCTGGGCGAGCGCATCGGCCGCACCGACATCAACGAGCTGCGCACCCGCATCGGCCTGTCGACCGCGGCCCTCGCCGGGCAGGTGCCCGCCGAGGAGCTGGTCACCGACGCGGTGGTCACCGCCGCCTGGTCGGTGGTCGGGCGCTGGCGGGAGAGCTACGACCCCGCCGACGAGGCGCGGGCCCGCGCCCTGCTCGGCCAGCTCGGCGTCGGGCACCTCGCCGACCGGGCCTTCGGCACCCTGTCCGAAGGGGAGCGCAAGCGGGTGCAGATCGCCCGCGCGCTGATGACCGACCCCGAGCTGCTGCTGCTCGACGAGCCCGCCGCCGGCCTCGACCTGGGCGGGCGCGAGGACCTGGTGGCCCGGCTGGCCGAGCTGGCGGCCGACCCCGACGCCCCGGCGCTGGTCCTGGTCACCCACCACGTCGAGGAGATCCCGCCCGGGTTCACCCACGCGCTGCTGCTGCGCGAGGGCGTCGTGGTGGCCCAGGGGCTGCTCGGCGACACCCTCACCGCCGACAATCTCGCCAAGACCTTCGGCCTGCCGCTGACGGTCGAGCGCCACGGCGACCGCTGGACGGCCCGCTCCGCCTGA
- a CDS encoding DUF6232 family protein — protein sequence MAIYYQDDAVQVTSESIRVGGHTILLTDVTYVWHARGRTTLAVRGRVIGRGVLVLLLSLPPLVALVCVVSLAWSAQDRGNWTLALIILAACAVGALALVPFLEVPLGWLDRSYERGNRVNELWVQHHGREVMLLSMPDALRFGQIYRAVQRAVEQQGDRG from the coding sequence ATGGCCATCTATTACCAGGACGACGCGGTGCAGGTGACCTCCGAGTCGATCCGGGTGGGTGGCCACACCATCCTGCTCACCGACGTCACCTACGTCTGGCACGCGCGCGGGCGCACGACCCTCGCCGTGCGCGGCCGGGTGATCGGTCGGGGCGTGCTGGTGCTCCTGCTGTCGCTCCCGCCGCTGGTGGCGCTGGTCTGCGTGGTGTCGCTCGCCTGGTCCGCGCAGGACCGGGGCAACTGGACCCTCGCCCTGATCATCCTGGCCGCCTGCGCGGTCGGCGCGCTGGCCCTGGTCCCGTTCCTGGAGGTGCCGCTCGGCTGGCTCGACCGCTCGTACGAGCGGGGCAACCGGGTCAACGAGCTGTGGGTGCAGCACCACGGGCGGGAGGTGATGCTGCTGAGCATGCCGGACGCGCTGCGGTTCGGGCAGATCTACCGCGCCGTGCAGCGGGCCGTGGAGCAGCAGGGCGACCGGGGCTGA